A window from Rhinolophus sinicus isolate RSC01 linkage group LG18, ASM3656204v1, whole genome shotgun sequence encodes these proteins:
- the GDE1 gene encoding glycerophosphodiester phosphodiesterase 1 isoform X1, translating into MWLWEEQGGLLGPFSFLLLLLLLVTRSPFNACLFTGILYLLLRLFSFEPVPSRRALQVLKPRDRVAAIAHRGGSHDAPENTLAAIRQAAKNGAAGVELDIEFSSDGVPVLMHDNTVDRTTDGTGRLCDLTFEQIRKLNPAANHRLRNDFPHEKVPTLREAVAESLNHNLIIFFDVKGHANKATDALKKIYMEFPQLYNNSIVCSFLPEVIYKMRQTDQNVVTALTHRPWSLSHTGDGKPRYDTLWRHSLFVVMDILLDWSLHNLLWYLCGISAFLIQKDFVSPAYLRKWSAKGIHVVGWTVNSFDEKSYYESHLGASYITDSLLEDCGPHF; encoded by the exons ATGTGGCTGTGGGAGGAACAGGGGGGCCTCCTGGGCCCCTTctctttcctgctgctgctgcttctgctggtgACACGTAGCCCCTTCAATGCCTGCCTCTTCACCGGCATCCTCTACCTTCTGCTCCGCCTCTTCAGCTTTGAGCCTGTGCCCTCCCGCAGGGCGCTGCAGGTGCTCAAGCCACGAGACCGCGTCGCCGCCATCGCCCACCGCGGCGGCAGCCACGACGCGCCCGAAAACACGCTGGCGGCCATTCGGCAG GCAGCTAAGAACGGAGCAGCAGGCGTGGAGTTGGACATCGAGTTTTCTTCTGACGGGGTTCCTGTCTTAATGCACGATAACACAGTAGATAGGACGACAGATGGCACTGGTCGATTGTGTGATTTGACATTTGAACAAATTAGGAAGCTTAATCCTGCAGCAAATCACAGATTAAG GAATGATTTCCCTCATGAAAAGGTCCCCACCCTGAGAGAAGCTGTGGCAGAGTCCCTAAACCATAACCTCATAATCTTCTTTGACGTCAAGGGCCATGCAAATAAG GCCACTGACgctctaaagaaaatatatatggagtttcctcaactATACAATAATAGTATTGTCTGCTCTTTCTTGCCAGAAGTTATCTACAAG ATGAGACAGACAGATCAGAATGTAGTGACAGCTTTAACTCACAGACCTTGGAGCCTTAGCCATACAGGAGATGGGAAACCACGCTATGACACTTTATGGAGGCACTCTCTGTTTGTGGTGATGGACATTTTGCTTGATTGGAGCCTGCATAACCTCTTGTGGTACCTGTGTGGAATTTCAGCTTTCCTCATACAAAAGGATTTTGTATCCCC gGCCTACTTGAGGAAGTGGTCAGCTAAAGGCATTCACGTTGTTGGCTGGACTGTGAATAGCTTTGATGAAAAGAGTTACTATGAGTCCCATCTTGGTGCCAGCTATATCACCGACAGCCTGTTGGAAGACTGTGGACCTCATTTCTAG
- the GDE1 gene encoding glycerophosphodiester phosphodiesterase 1 isoform X2, giving the protein MHDNTVDRTTDGTGRLCDLTFEQIRKLNPAANHRLRNDFPHEKVPTLREAVAESLNHNLIIFFDVKGHANKATDALKKIYMEFPQLYNNSIVCSFLPEVIYKMRQTDQNVVTALTHRPWSLSHTGDGKPRYDTLWRHSLFVVMDILLDWSLHNLLWYLCGISAFLIQKDFVSPAYLRKWSAKGIHVVGWTVNSFDEKSYYESHLGASYITDSLLEDCGPHF; this is encoded by the exons ATGCACGATAACACAGTAGATAGGACGACAGATGGCACTGGTCGATTGTGTGATTTGACATTTGAACAAATTAGGAAGCTTAATCCTGCAGCAAATCACAGATTAAG GAATGATTTCCCTCATGAAAAGGTCCCCACCCTGAGAGAAGCTGTGGCAGAGTCCCTAAACCATAACCTCATAATCTTCTTTGACGTCAAGGGCCATGCAAATAAG GCCACTGACgctctaaagaaaatatatatggagtttcctcaactATACAATAATAGTATTGTCTGCTCTTTCTTGCCAGAAGTTATCTACAAG ATGAGACAGACAGATCAGAATGTAGTGACAGCTTTAACTCACAGACCTTGGAGCCTTAGCCATACAGGAGATGGGAAACCACGCTATGACACTTTATGGAGGCACTCTCTGTTTGTGGTGATGGACATTTTGCTTGATTGGAGCCTGCATAACCTCTTGTGGTACCTGTGTGGAATTTCAGCTTTCCTCATACAAAAGGATTTTGTATCCCC gGCCTACTTGAGGAAGTGGTCAGCTAAAGGCATTCACGTTGTTGGCTGGACTGTGAATAGCTTTGATGAAAAGAGTTACTATGAGTCCCATCTTGGTGCCAGCTATATCACCGACAGCCTGTTGGAAGACTGTGGACCTCATTTCTAG